The Paenibacillus sp. YPG26 genome includes a window with the following:
- a CDS encoding DUF6022 family protein: MTQKPLFHQGMTIQEIGEAGNAYIQSVWKTLYDSMLDELTAAFREIEDAAYGHYLDQLMPPLFDALDDAGFEAAEPPQEQDFIIGKNLLFRNSLEKWGAEDNRSRIFWNVIRIKSTQQPIGTLITELPHSHLKFDIPSAPVLYSLNECEKVHLVQGIQRIKGSS; encoded by the coding sequence ATGACACAGAAACCCCTATTTCATCAAGGCATGACCATCCAGGAAATCGGCGAAGCAGGTAACGCGTATATCCAATCAGTATGGAAGACTTTATATGATTCGATGCTTGATGAGCTGACGGCAGCTTTTCGTGAAATCGAGGATGCCGCCTATGGGCACTATCTGGATCAGCTTATGCCCCCGCTATTCGATGCCCTTGATGATGCCGGATTCGAAGCGGCAGAGCCGCCTCAGGAGCAAGACTTCATAATCGGGAAAAATCTACTCTTCCGCAACTCACTTGAAAAATGGGGTGCTGAGGATAATAGATCGAGAATATTCTGGAATGTAATCCGCATCAAAAGTACTCAGCAGCCCATTGGAACTTTAATAACGGAGCTGCCTCATTCCCATCTGAAGTTTGATATTCCGTCGGCACCTGTGCTTTATTCGCTGAATGAGTGTGAGAAGGTACATCTCGTGCAAGGGATTCAGCGGATCAAGGGTTCATCCTGA